Proteins from a genomic interval of Desulfovibrio desulfuricans DSM 642:
- a CDS encoding ABC transporter ATP-binding protein encodes MSDTVIRFDDVYKSYPSYNQITGGIKSFLFHLPQAIKELNSRRAALEGISFSIHKGEKFGFIGKNGAGKSTTLGLIAGVLTPDKGSVQINGRVSPLLELGAGFHPELSGRANILLNGVLMGLTKQEVLAHEQKIIEFAEIGEFIDQPVRTYSSGMYAKLGFAIVANLKPEILLLDEILAVGDIRFQQKCGKVFENFKNNPEVTMILVSHALESVKQYCTRAAWIEDKKIKMVGPADEVVEAYEQANALPYSAERVRTERLRTPHPRHKIQKRWGGAFCARKVASKMHLTQKDNIDRKI; translated from the coding sequence ATGTCTGACACTGTAATCCGCTTTGACGATGTCTATAAAAGCTACCCATCATACAATCAAATTACTGGTGGAATAAAAAGTTTTTTATTCCACCTTCCGCAGGCAATAAAAGAACTCAACAGTCGTAGAGCAGCACTGGAAGGCATCAGTTTTTCCATACACAAAGGGGAAAAATTCGGCTTTATTGGTAAGAATGGCGCGGGCAAATCGACCACGCTAGGTCTCATTGCTGGGGTTCTCACACCAGACAAGGGGAGTGTGCAGATCAACGGCCGGGTGTCCCCCCTGTTGGAACTGGGCGCGGGTTTCCACCCGGAACTTTCTGGTCGCGCCAACATCCTCCTGAACGGTGTATTGATGGGGTTAACAAAACAAGAAGTTCTTGCCCACGAGCAAAAAATAATTGAATTCGCAGAAATTGGAGAATTCATAGACCAGCCAGTCCGGACTTACTCATCCGGCATGTATGCAAAACTGGGATTTGCCATAGTAGCCAATTTGAAGCCAGAAATTCTTCTACTTGATGAAATTCTGGCAGTCGGTGATATCCGCTTTCAACAAAAATGCGGCAAGGTCTTTGAGAATTTTAAAAATAACCCTGAAGTTACCATGATTTTGGTTTCCCATGCCCTGGAGAGTGTAAAACAATATTGCACACGAGCTGCCTGGATTGAAGACAAAAAAATCAAGATGGTCGGGCCAGCGGATGAAGTTGTTGAAGCATATGAACAGGCAAACGCGTTGCCGTACAGCGCGGAACGAGTCCGCACAGAAAGATTGCGCACACCACATCCTCGCCACAAAATACAAAAAAGATGGGGGGGAGCTTTTTGTGCCAGAAAGGTAGCGTCTAAAATGCATCTAACGCAAAAAGATAACATAGACAGGAAGATTTAA
- a CDS encoding ABC transporter permease has product MIPNEKWQWYRDMLSVLLHKELTVRYKGSLLGFVWSLLNPLAQALVFYVVFNVYMRFQIEHYLVTLLAAMFPWQWFVNCVNEGPHCFSGNPTLIKKVAFPRQAIPLVMNLQNMVHFCIALPIYVVFMLADGLRPGLIWLAGVPLLLLLTLVTIYGISLFLGSLNLFFRDLGNLTVILTQIAFFGTPIMYTLAQVPEQYYWCFKANPSAPIIICWRSLLLENSINLEFLPFAVLFAVFFLILGLLCFKKLQHRFAEAL; this is encoded by the coding sequence ATGATCCCGAATGAAAAGTGGCAGTGGTACCGAGACATGCTGTCAGTTCTTTTGCATAAGGAGCTTACAGTACGGTATAAGGGAAGTTTGCTGGGCTTTGTTTGGTCTTTACTGAACCCGTTGGCGCAGGCACTGGTTTTTTATGTTGTATTCAACGTTTACATGCGGTTCCAGATAGAACACTACCTGGTAACCCTGCTTGCAGCGATGTTTCCTTGGCAATGGTTTGTCAACTGCGTCAATGAAGGGCCGCACTGCTTTAGCGGGAACCCCACGCTGATAAAAAAAGTGGCCTTCCCTCGGCAGGCTATCCCTCTTGTCATGAATCTGCAGAATATGGTGCATTTTTGCATAGCATTGCCAATCTATGTTGTTTTTATGCTCGCAGACGGACTTCGCCCCGGTCTGATCTGGCTAGCAGGAGTTCCGCTTTTGCTGCTTCTGACGCTAGTCACAATCTATGGCATCTCACTTTTTCTTGGCTCTCTAAACCTTTTCTTCCGTGATCTCGGCAATTTGACCGTCATACTTACGCAAATTGCCTTTTTTGGCACGCCGATAATGTACACTCTGGCCCAGGTTCCTGAGCAATATTACTGGTGCTTTAAGGCAAACCCATCAGCTCCTATTATAATCTGCTGGCGGTCTCTTTTACTCGAAAATTCAATCAATCTAGAATTTTTGCCTTTTGCAGTATTATTTGCAGTATTTTTTCTCATTCTAGGACTTTTATGTTTTAAAAAACTCCAGCATCGTTTTGCGGAGGCCCTCTAA